In the genome of Calothrix sp. PCC 6303, the window ACCGGATTCAATGGCTATCTTACCTTACCACCACAAGCAGTTAATGCAATGAATCTTCCTTCGCGTGCTAATACACCTGGAACATTAGCTGACGGCAGCCAAGTTTTATTCTCCATACATTTAGCAACGATTGTTTGGGACAATATAGAAAAAATAATCCCGATTTTAGCCTCTGCTAATCAGCCTTTACTGGGAACTGCAATGATGCAAGGATATCATCTAGAGATAGATTTTGAGGACAATGGTTTAGTCTCGTTAGAAAAAATACCATTTTCTATGTCATCTTAGTATCTTTAGCACCGCAATATAATCGCAACCCAACAATATTGACCGGGAAAATCAAGAAACTTACAACAGCAAAACAGGAAACAGAAATTATTCCCAAATTTGAATTATAAAGTTGACAAAAAAAAGCCCTCTCTGCTTTGAGAAGGCTTTTTGAAGATTAAAAAATAATCTTAGTAATCGAAATCTCCACCCATACCGCCGCCACCACCAGCAGGAGCAGCATCTTTAGGTTCAGGTTTGTCAACAATGATGCACTCAGTTGTCAACACCATACCCGCGATGGAAGCCGCGTTTTGCAAAGCTGAACGGGTTACTTTTGCTGGATCTACGATACCAGCTTCAAACATGTCAACGAACTCGTTGGTAGCAGCATTAAAGCCAACGTTGAATTCTCTTTCCTTCACACGTTCAGCAATTACTGCACCGTTTTGTCCAGCATTTTCAGCAATTCTCTTTAATGGAGCAGCCAAAGCACGAGCAACAATCAAGGCTCCAATTAGCTCTTCATCTTTGAGGTTGCTTTGTGCCCAATCTTCCAAAGCAGGGGAAAGGTGTGCCAAAGTGGTACCACCACCAGGAACAATACCTTCTTCAACCGCTGCCTTAGTAGCGTTGATTGCGTCTTCTAAGCGCAATTTCTTATCTTTCATTTCAGTTTCGGTAGCAGCACCAACTTTTACAACTGCTACACCACCAGATAATTTAGCAAGGCGTTCTTGAAG includes:
- a CDS encoding clan AA aspartic protease; protein product: MIYGRLIGGKATVPVIFRLPEQPDFSLDFVIDTGFNGYLTLPPQAVNAMNLPSRANTPGTLADGSQVLFSIHLATIVWDNIEKIIPILASANQPLLGTAMMQGYHLEIDFEDNGLVSLEKIPFSMSS